One window from the genome of Vicugna pacos chromosome 21, VicPac4, whole genome shotgun sequence encodes:
- the LOC102538554 gene encoding olfactory receptor 6N2-like: MDHVNHTGTQSFILVGFATTGTLRPLAFLGTLCIYLLTLAGNLFIIVLVRADSGLSTPMYFFISVLSFLELWYVSTTVPTLLHTLLHGHLPISSAVCFVQLYVFHSLGMTECYLLGVMALDRYLAICRPLHYHALMSRQVRLRLAGATWVAGFSAALVPASLTATLPFCLKEVAHYFCDLGPLMRLACVDTGWNVQVHIVVIGIINACNLVLILGLYGGILRAVLKLPSAASCAKAFSTCSSHVTVVALFFGSAFIVYVGPPKSRPEGADKLIALVYTFLTPFLNPIIYTLRNKEVREAVRRVTQRIRALSKGT, encoded by the coding sequence ATGGATCATGTCAATCACACAGGGACCCAGAGTTTCATCCTTGTGGGTTTTGCTACCACTGGAACCCTGCGACCTCTTGCTTTCTTGGGGACACTGTGCATCTATCTCCTCACCCTGGCAGGCAACTTGTTCATCATTGTCCTGGTGCGGGCAGATTCGGGACTGTCCACGCCCATGTACTTCTTCATCAGTGTCCTCTCCTTCCTGGAACTCTGGTACGTCAGCACCACCGTGCCCACGCTGCTGCACACCTTGCTCCATGGGCACTTGCCCATCTCGTCAGCTGTGTGCTTTGTCCAGCTCTATGTCTTCCATTCCTTGGGCATGACTGAGTGTTACCTGTTGGGTGTCATGGCGCTGGACCGCTACCTCGCCATCTGTCGCCCACTCCACTACCATGCGCTCATGAGCAGGCAGGTACGGTTAAGGCTGGCAGGGGCCACTTGGGTGGCTGGCTTCTCAGCTGCACTTGTGCCAGCCAGCCTCACAGCCACTCTGCCCTTCTGTTTGAAAGAGGTGGCCCATTATTTCTGTGACCTGGGACCACTAATGAGGTTAGCATGTGTGGACACAGGCTGGAATGTCCAAGTCCATATTGTCGTGATTGGCATTATCAACGCATGCAATCTTGTGCTCATTTTAGGACTGTATGGGGGCATCCTGAGAGCTGTGCTGAAGCTGCCCTCAGCTGCCAGCTGTGCCAAGGCCTtttccacctgctcctcccacgTGACTGTAGTGGCACTATTCTTTGGCTCTGCCTTCATTGTCTACGTGGGGCCACCTAAGAGTCGACCTGAGGGCGCAGACAAGCTTATTGCCCTAGTGTATACTTTTCTTACTCCCTTTCTCAACCCCATTATTTACACTCTTCGTAACAAGGAAGTGAGGGAGGCTGTCAGGAGGGTCACACAAAGGATTAGGGCTTTGTCAAAGGGAACCTGA